A DNA window from Trichosurus vulpecula isolate mTriVul1 chromosome 2, mTriVul1.pri, whole genome shotgun sequence contains the following coding sequences:
- the LOC118839090 gene encoding putative olfactory receptor 10D4, with protein MRNYTFVTEFILLGIPETAGLETVLFVLFLSLYICTLSGNVLILMAIISSSRLRTPMYFFLGNLSIFDMGFSSVTSPKMLYYLSGQSAAISSQGCITQLFFYHFLGCTEGFLYTVMAYDRFVAICHPLRYTVIMSHRVCSILATSTWMGGCVHATILTCLTFQLPYCEHNQVGYYFCDIPAVLPLACADTSLAQRVSFTNVGLLSLICLSLILISYTRIGISISRIRSTEGRRRAFPTCSAHLTAILCAYGPVIIIYLQPTPSALLGSVVQILNNHVTPTLNPLIYSLRNKDVKFALNKVLNKMGLLVENE; from the coding sequence ATGAGGAACTACACATTCGTGACTGAGTTCATCCTGCTGGGAATCCCTGAGACAGCAGGGCTAGAGACAGTGCTCTTTGTTCTCTTCTTGTCTTTGTACATATGCACACTGTCAGGGAATGTGCTCATCCTCATGGCCATCATTTCTTCCTCTCGTCTTCGTACCCCTATGTATTTCTTCCTGGGAAACCTGTCTATATTTGACATGGGATTCTCCTCAGTGACCTCACCCAAAATGTTGTACTATCTTTCTGGTCAGTCAGCAGCCATCTCTTCCCAAGGATGTATAACCCAATTGTTCTTCTACCATTTCTTGGGATGCACTGAGGGCTTCCTGTATACTGTAATGGCATATGATCGTTTTGTTGCCATCTGTCACCCTCTACGCTACACAGTTATCATGAGTCATAGGGTGTGCTCTATCCTAGCAACAAGCACCTGGATGGGTGGTTGTGTTCATGCTACTATCCTGACCTGCCTTACTTTCCAGTTACCTTATTGTGAACATAACCAAGTAGGATACTATTTCTGTGACATTCCTGCTGTTTTACCTCTGGCCTGTGCAGACACATCTTTAGCCCAGAGGGTTAGTTTCACTAATGTTGGTCTTTTGTCTCTCATATGTCTTTCCCTCATTCTCATTTCCTATACTCGCATTGGGATCTCCATATCCAGAATACGTTCCACTGAAGGTAGACGGAGAGCCTTTCCCACCTGCAGTGCACACCTCACAGCAATCCTTTGTGCCTATGGGCCCGTCATTATCATCTACCTACAACCCACTCCTAGTGCCTTGCTTGGCTCAGTGGTTCAGATATTAAATAATCATGTGACCCCCACATTGAATCCCCTGATCTATAGTTTAAGGAATAAGGATGTGAAATTTGCCCTCAACAAAGTGTTAAATAAAATGGGACTCCTTGTTGAAAATGAGTAA
- the LOC118836981 gene encoding olfactory receptor 148-like, whose amino-acid sequence MNIKNYTEVTEFILLGIPHTEGLETMLFVIFLFIYIFTLLGNFLILLAIISSSHLHTPMYFFLGLLSTFDIFFPSVNSPKMLVFLSGNSRVMSYKGCASQLFFYHFVGCAEGILYSVMSYDRFVAICHPLRYTVIMNPRFCAVLATCTSMIGCIHATILTSLTFQLPYCGPSEIDYYFCDIPVILPLACADSSLAQRVGFTNVGLLALMLFFTILVSYTHIAIAILRIRSTAGRSKAFSTSSAHLIAIMCAYGPVIIIYFQSTPNPLLSAVVQILNNIVSPMLNSLIYSLRNKEVKRALKSVLCGTGLTTEA is encoded by the coding sequence ATGAACATAAAGAACTACACAGAGGTGACTGAGTTTATCCTCCTGGGAATCCCTCATACAGAAGGCCTGGAGACTATGCTCTTTGTCATCTTCTTATTCATCTACATCTTCACCCTGCTGGGGAACTTCCTCATCCTCTTGGCCatcatctcttcctctcaccttcACACACCCATGTATTTCTTCTTGGGTCTCTTATCTacttttgatatattttttccttcagtgaattctCCTAAAATGCTGGTCTTTCTCTCTGGAAATAGTCGAGTCATGTCTTATAAAGGATGTGCCTCCCAGCTCTTCTTCTACCATTTTGTAGGATGTGCAGAGGGCATTTTATACTCTGTGATGTCCTATGACCGTTTTGTTGCCATCTGTCATCCACTGCGCTACACAGTCATCATGAACCCCAGATTTTGTGCTGTCCTAGCCACATGTACCTCAATGATAGGTTGTATCCATGCCACTATACTGACATCACTCACCTTCCAGTTGCCTTACTGTGGCCCCAGTGAAATAGACTATTACTTCTGTGACATCCCCGTCATCCTACCTTTGGCCTGTGCTGACAGCTCACTGGCCCAAAGGGTGGGTTTCACTAATGTTGGCCTTTTGGCtttaatgttatttttcactATTCTTGTTTCCTACACCCACATTGCGATAGCCATTTTGAGGATCCGTTCAACTGCAGGGAGGAGCAAAGCTTTCTCTACCTCTAGTGCCCACCTCATTGCCATCATGTGTGCCTATGGACCAGTTATCATTATCTATTTTCAGTCCACACCCAACCCTTTGCTTAGTGCTGTGGTTCAAATTTTGAATAACATTGTCTCACCTATGCTGAACTCTTTAATTTATTCTCTGAGAAACAAGGAAGTAAAAAGAGccttgaaaagtgttttgtgtggGACAGGACTAACTACAGAGGCCTAA
- the LOC118839673 gene encoding olfactory receptor 148-like, which yields MTNHTELTEFILLGIPHMEGLETMLFVIFFFIYLFTLVGNSLILVAILSSSRLHTPMYFFLGLLSIFDIFFPSVTSPKMLLYLSGQSQAISYSGCASQLFFYHFLGCTEGVLYSVMSYDRFVAICHPLRYTIIMNPRLCVILVMGAWLVGCTDATILATFTFSLSYCGPNEISYYFCDIPAVLPLACADSSLAQRVGFTNVGLLALTLFFTILVSYTRIGIAILRIRSTEGRHKAFSTCSAHLTAILCAYGPVIIIYLQSTPNPLLGAVVQILNNLVSPMLNSLIYSLRNKEVKRALKNVLYRSGIIGEV from the coding sequence ATGACGAACCACACAGAGCTGACTGAGTTTATCTTGCTGGGAATCCCTCACATGGAGGGTCTGGAGACTATGCTTtttgtcatcttcttcttcatctacCTCTTTACCCTGGTAGGGAACTCACTCATTCTGGTGGCCATCTTATCTTCCTCTCGCCTTCACACTCCCATGTATTTCTTCTTGGGACTTTTATCGATTTTTGACATATTTTTCCCTTCAGTGACCTCTCCAAAAATGCTATTGTACCTCTCAGGGCAAAGCCAAGCTATCTCTTATAGTGGTTGTGCCTCCCAGCTCTTCTTCTACCATTTCTTGGGCTGTACTGAGGGTGTTCTATATTCTGTAATGTCTTATGATCGTTTTGTTGCCATTTGTCACCCTTTGAGATACACAATTATTATGAACCCCAGACTTTGTGTGATCCTGGTTATGGGTGCCTGGTTGGTGGGCTGTACtgatgccaccatcttggccacaTTCACTTTTTCATTATCCTATTGTGGCCCAAATGAAATAAGCTATTACTTCTGTGACATTCCTGCTGTCTTACCCCTTGCCTGTGCTGACAGTTCCCTAGCTCAGAGGGTAGGTTTCACTAATGTTGGTCTTCTGGCTTTAACATTATTTTTCACTATTCTTGTCTCCTATACCCGCATTGGGATAGCCATTTTGAGAATCCGTTCAACTGAAGGCAGGCACAAGGCCTTCTCCACCTGCAGTGCCCACCTCACTGCAATCCTGTGTGCCTATGGACCAGTTATCATTATCTATCTACAGTCTACACCCAACCCCTTGCTTGGTGCTGTGGTTCAAATATTGAATAACCTTGTCTCCCCTATGTTGAATTCTTTAATATATTCTTTGAGGAATAAGGAAGTAAAGAGAGCCCTGAAAAATGTGTTATATAGGTCAGGAATCATTGGGGAGGTGTAA